The following coding sequences are from one Lolium rigidum isolate FL_2022 chromosome 6, APGP_CSIRO_Lrig_0.1, whole genome shotgun sequence window:
- the LOC124663823 gene encoding membrane protein PM19L-like, translated as MADNLKPVALFLLLLNFSMYTIIAIIGGWAVNFAINQGFIIGPELRLPAHFHPIFFPIGNFTTGFFVVFALLAGVVGAASCIVGFTHLRFWSYHSQQPAASLGLIAWALTVLAMGLACQEISFDRRNAKLGTMEAFTIVLSVTQLFYVLAIKRGSHGPVPVERHNTLGR; from the exons ATGGCCGATAACCTCAAGCCCGTCGCCCTGTTCCTGCTGCTGCTCAACTTCAGCATGTAcacgatcatcgccatcatcggcgGATGGGCGGTCAACTTCGCCATCAACCAGGGCTTCATCATAG GCCCCGAGCTGCGCCTCCCGGCTCACTTCCACCCGATCTTCTTCCCCATCGGCAACTTCACCACCGGCTTCTTCGTGGTGTTCGCGCTGCTGGCCGGCGTCGTCGGGGCGGCGTCCTGCATCGTGGGCTTCACGCACCTCCGGTTCTGGAGCTACCACAGCCAGCAGCCCGCGGCGTCGCTCGGCCTGATCGCCTGGGCGCTCACCGTCCTCGCCATGGG GCTGGCTTGTCAGGAGATCTCTTTTGACCGAAGAAATGCGAAGCTG GGGACCATGGAGGCGTTCACCATCGTCCTCTCGGTGACGCAGCTCTTCTACGTGCTCGCGATCAAGAGGGGAAGCCACGGGCCCGTCCCGGTTGAACGGCACAACACCCTGGGCCGCTGA